In Nocardia asteroides, the following proteins share a genomic window:
- a CDS encoding beta-phosphoglucomutase family hydrolase has protein sequence MSPADLPSPRTANGYAAVVFDMDGVVTDTASVHATAWKTLFDEALPALGRSDVAPFDPTTDYRDLVDGRSREAGIQAFLAARGIELPPGTPDRLTVPGLAARKQALFTQALARDGVRVFADAARLLTGLHAAGVPTALVTASRNSAAVLSAAGIADMFTTVVDGTDALRLTLPSKPDPAMFLEAARRLGVPPDEVIVLEDATAGVQAADSGGFGLVIGVDHTGSGAALCSAGADVVVTDLADLPLIPHPDFPPRSQPRWCGGATNAGPGGWNLLYDDYDPTQEGTREALCTTGNGYWASRGAIPGSTADGVHYPGTYFAGVYNRAVSHVADRTVDTEHLVNAPDWTYLTVAPSDGPVLAPGSPYLLSHHQNLDLRAGVLTCIDRYRDDAGRTTRLTTRRFHSLTHPHLAALEVTVEAENWSGTVLLTSAINGRVGNRNVAADRALEAEHLTSGGHHELDAQTVLHEAVTKQSAVTIATAIRTLVPDAVVIARTPMADDDCPGQQIECAVTPGVAITAEKIAAVATSRDRALSTAAIEVAERISGAPDFATLLASHVTAWAQLWDRFGIRLGDGHDHRLALNLHVFHVLQATIAAHPDTDAGLPARGLHGEAYRGHIFWDELFVYPMLTLRRPELTRAFLQYRHRRLDRARAAAREAGLTGALYPWQSGSDGREETPTMLLNPRNGQWIPDHSSRQRHIGLAIAYSVWQYYQTTADRRFLIDHGAEMVIEVARLFAALAVHDVGDDRFDIDAVMGPDEFHDGEPGAQGGGIRNNAYTNVLASWVLRRAREILVLLDGQDCGPLWDRLQLSAEEPAQWDRISRRLRVPFHRDGIISQFQGYEDLHELDWDAYTAKYGHIERLDLILQAESDTTNRYKVSKQADVLMLFYLFSAEELREMFEHLGYALPPELIPRTVDYYIARTSHGSTLSRLAHAWVLARSDRARSWGLFAQALRADVADTQRGTTREGVHIGAMAGTADMVLRCYSGIETRDDTLRLHPVLPAELDSAEFTISYRGQPITVTVTHRRVVLRLHPSAASPIRVCVEDVERILGPGQTWDYAMPPASPQPPAR, from the coding sequence ATGTCCCCAGCCGATCTGCCGTCGCCACGGACGGCCAACGGCTACGCTGCTGTCGTCTTCGACATGGACGGCGTGGTCACCGACACCGCCTCGGTCCATGCGACAGCGTGGAAAACCCTGTTCGACGAGGCGCTCCCGGCGCTGGGCCGCTCTGACGTGGCACCGTTCGATCCCACCACCGACTATCGTGACCTGGTCGACGGACGCAGCAGGGAAGCGGGCATCCAGGCGTTCCTGGCGGCGCGTGGCATCGAGCTGCCGCCCGGCACACCCGATCGACTCACCGTGCCCGGCCTCGCCGCGCGCAAGCAAGCACTGTTCACCCAGGCGCTGGCTCGCGACGGAGTCCGGGTGTTCGCCGATGCCGCACGGCTGCTCACCGGTCTCCATGCCGCGGGCGTGCCGACGGCGCTGGTGACCGCCAGCCGCAACAGCGCCGCCGTGCTCTCCGCCGCCGGGATCGCGGACATGTTCACCACCGTCGTCGACGGCACCGACGCCCTGCGCCTCACCCTGCCGAGCAAGCCCGATCCGGCCATGTTCCTCGAAGCCGCCCGGCGGCTCGGCGTCCCTCCCGACGAGGTCATCGTCCTCGAGGACGCCACCGCCGGGGTGCAGGCAGCGGATTCTGGCGGATTCGGCCTGGTCATCGGCGTCGATCACACCGGCTCCGGCGCGGCGCTGTGCTCGGCCGGGGCCGATGTCGTCGTCACGGATCTGGCCGATCTGCCCCTGATCCCTCATCCCGACTTCCCACCGCGCTCCCAGCCACGCTGGTGCGGTGGCGCCACGAATGCCGGACCGGGGGGCTGGAACCTCCTCTACGACGACTACGACCCGACGCAGGAAGGCACTCGCGAAGCGCTGTGCACCACCGGCAACGGCTACTGGGCTTCCCGCGGAGCGATCCCGGGCTCCACCGCGGACGGCGTCCACTACCCGGGCACCTATTTCGCCGGCGTCTACAACCGCGCCGTGTCACACGTCGCTGACAGGACCGTCGACACCGAGCATCTGGTCAACGCACCGGACTGGACCTACCTCACTGTCGCTCCGTCCGATGGACCGGTATTGGCGCCCGGATCCCCCTACCTGCTCAGCCATCACCAGAATCTCGATCTCCGGGCCGGTGTCCTGACCTGCATCGACCGCTACCGCGACGACGCGGGCCGGACCACCCGCCTCACAACGAGAAGATTCCATTCCCTGACCCACCCACACCTGGCCGCGCTCGAGGTCACGGTGGAAGCCGAGAACTGGTCCGGCACTGTGCTTCTCACCTCGGCGATCAACGGCCGCGTCGGTAACCGCAACGTGGCGGCGGACCGGGCACTCGAGGCCGAGCACCTCACCTCCGGCGGCCACCACGAACTGGACGCCCAGACCGTCCTGCACGAGGCGGTGACCAAGCAGTCGGCGGTCACCATCGCCACCGCGATCCGTACCCTGGTCCCCGATGCGGTGGTCATCGCACGCACGCCGATGGCCGACGACGACTGCCCCGGACAGCAGATCGAGTGTGCGGTCACCCCGGGCGTCGCGATCACCGCCGAGAAGATCGCTGCGGTGGCCACCTCCCGGGATCGCGCGCTCTCGACCGCGGCGATCGAGGTCGCGGAGCGCATCAGCGGGGCACCCGACTTCGCGACCTTGCTGGCGTCGCACGTCACCGCGTGGGCCCAGCTGTGGGATCGGTTCGGGATTCGGCTGGGTGACGGCCACGACCACCGGCTCGCGTTGAACCTGCACGTGTTCCATGTCCTGCAGGCCACGATCGCGGCACACCCCGACACCGACGCCGGGCTTCCCGCTCGGGGGTTGCACGGCGAGGCCTACCGGGGGCACATCTTCTGGGACGAGTTGTTCGTCTATCCGATGTTGACATTGCGGCGGCCCGAGCTGACGCGCGCCTTCCTGCAGTACCGGCACCGTAGGCTCGACCGAGCCCGCGCAGCCGCACGCGAAGCCGGCCTCACGGGCGCGCTGTATCCGTGGCAGAGCGGCAGCGACGGCCGCGAGGAGACACCGACCATGCTGCTCAATCCCCGCAACGGCCAATGGATTCCGGACCATTCGAGCCGCCAGCGTCATATCGGACTGGCGATCGCCTACAGCGTCTGGCAGTACTACCAGACCACGGCCGATCGCCGCTTCCTGATCGACCACGGGGCGGAGATGGTGATCGAAGTGGCCCGCCTGTTCGCCGCCCTCGCGGTACACGACGTCGGCGACGACCGCTTCGACATCGATGCCGTCATGGGCCCGGACGAGTTCCACGACGGCGAGCCGGGCGCCCAGGGCGGCGGAATTCGCAACAACGCCTACACCAACGTCCTGGCCTCCTGGGTCTTGCGACGGGCCCGCGAGATCCTGGTACTGCTGGACGGACAGGATTGCGGACCGCTGTGGGATCGTTTGCAGCTCAGCGCCGAGGAGCCCGCGCAGTGGGACCGGATCAGCAGGCGCCTGCGGGTGCCGTTTCACCGGGACGGCATCATCAGCCAGTTCCAAGGATACGAGGACCTGCACGAACTCGACTGGGACGCCTACACCGCCAAGTACGGCCACATCGAACGGCTCGACCTGATCCTGCAGGCCGAAAGCGACACGACCAACCGCTACAAGGTGTCCAAACAAGCCGATGTGCTCATGCTGTTCTACCTGTTCTCGGCCGAAGAGCTGCGGGAGATGTTCGAGCACCTCGGCTACGCCCTGCCGCCCGAGCTGATCCCCCGGACCGTCGACTACTACATCGCCCGGACCAGTCACGGATCGACGCTCAGCCGCCTCGCGCACGCCTGGGTGCTCGCCCGCTCCGACCGGGCACGCTCGTGGGGCCTGTTCGCCCAGGCGTTGCGTGCCGATGTGGCCGATACGCAGCGAGGCACCACCCGGGAAGGCGTCCACATCGGGGCCATGGCGGGCACCGCCGACATGGTGCTGCGCTGCTACAGCGGCATCGAGACCCGCGACGACACACTACGGTTGCATCCGGTCCTGCCCGCCGAACTCGACAGCGCCGAATTCACCATCTCCTATCGGGGACAACCCATCACCGTCACCGTGACCCACCGCCGCGTCGTCCTGCGCCTGCACCCGAGCGCCGCCTCGCCCATCCGCGTCTGCGTCGAGGATGTCGAACGGATCCTGGGCCCGGGTCAGACATGGGATTACGCGATGCCCCCGGCTTCGCCGCAACCGCCCGCACGCTGA
- a CDS encoding erythromycin esterase family protein encodes MNPIKLREDSARRIFRDRSEAGQAMAELLGHYRGSEDVIVLGLPRGGIPVAWQVAAALNAPLDALVVRKLGVPGNPEFAFGALAAGGRVVLADDVVRALRLTSDKVRAVVAAEAAELERREAAYRGGRGPLDVAGRTVILVDDGLATGASMFAAVEAIRAQEPRRIVVAVPAAPESTCRELGAMVDEVVCATIPSPFHAVGASYWDFTQVTDDQVQTLMSTPTVGVPRPAPDPAQLIRACAISAPGGVPPMDRFADLIGTANIVLIGESTHGTHEFYTARAEMTKWLIENKGFEAVAIEGDWPDAARVNRYVHARGSDTTAEEALRGFQRFPAWMWRNTVVRDFVGWLREHNDAQRRDDEPTAGFYGLDLYSLHRSMNEIVHYLERTDPAAARRAMARYSCFDQSAPDDGQAYGYGAAFGAGRMCEDQVVAQLVELQRRARAEFSTGTEASADLFDALRNAWSVRDAERYYRTMFGDHTASWNLRDEHMADTLDALREHLGSGPDRTRSGHTPKIVVWAHNSHVGDARATEFGAEGQLTVGQLMRQRHGAHCRTIGWSTYYGSVTAAQEWGVTAIHETVRPALPSSIETLLHDSGTGEFMVRMDTGDAASNELGLPRLQRAIGVVYRPGTERRSHYFHARAADQFDALIHIDHTTALEPLEPTSRWSAARTPETYPTGL; translated from the coding sequence ATGAACCCGATCAAGCTCCGCGAGGATTCCGCCCGCCGGATCTTCCGCGATCGCAGCGAGGCCGGCCAGGCCATGGCCGAACTGCTCGGCCACTATCGAGGTAGCGAGGACGTGATCGTGCTCGGGCTACCGCGCGGCGGGATCCCGGTGGCCTGGCAAGTCGCCGCCGCCCTGAACGCGCCGTTGGACGCCCTGGTCGTCCGCAAACTGGGCGTACCCGGCAATCCGGAGTTCGCCTTCGGCGCGCTGGCGGCCGGCGGCCGCGTGGTCCTCGCCGACGACGTCGTCCGCGCGCTGCGCCTGACCTCCGACAAGGTTCGCGCGGTGGTCGCCGCAGAGGCGGCCGAACTCGAGCGCCGGGAAGCCGCCTATCGCGGTGGGCGCGGCCCGCTCGATGTCGCGGGACGAACGGTGATCCTCGTCGACGACGGACTGGCCACCGGCGCCAGCATGTTCGCGGCGGTCGAGGCGATCCGCGCCCAGGAGCCGCGTCGCATCGTGGTCGCTGTTCCCGCCGCACCGGAATCGACCTGCCGTGAGCTCGGGGCGATGGTCGACGAGGTGGTGTGCGCGACGATTCCGTCGCCGTTCCATGCCGTCGGCGCATCCTATTGGGACTTCACACAGGTCACCGACGACCAGGTACAGACACTGATGTCCACCCCGACCGTCGGAGTGCCGCGCCCGGCGCCCGACCCGGCGCAGCTGATCCGCGCGTGCGCGATCAGCGCGCCCGGCGGGGTTCCGCCCATGGACCGATTCGCTGATCTGATCGGCACAGCGAACATCGTGCTGATCGGTGAGAGCACGCACGGAACACACGAGTTCTATACCGCCCGAGCCGAAATGACGAAATGGCTGATCGAGAACAAGGGGTTCGAGGCGGTCGCGATCGAGGGCGACTGGCCTGATGCCGCACGCGTCAACCGGTATGTGCACGCGCGCGGAAGCGACACCACTGCCGAGGAAGCGCTGCGCGGGTTTCAGCGGTTCCCGGCCTGGATGTGGCGCAATACCGTGGTCCGCGATTTCGTCGGCTGGCTTCGTGAGCACAACGACGCACAGCGTCGCGACGACGAACCCACCGCCGGGTTCTATGGTCTCGACTTGTACAGCCTGCACCGCTCGATGAACGAGATCGTGCACTACCTCGAACGTACCGACCCCGCCGCCGCGCGGCGCGCCATGGCTCGGTACAGCTGTTTCGACCAGTCCGCGCCCGACGACGGCCAAGCCTACGGATACGGCGCCGCCTTCGGTGCGGGCCGGATGTGCGAGGACCAGGTCGTCGCCCAACTGGTCGAACTGCAACGCCGGGCGCGCGCCGAGTTCTCCACCGGCACCGAGGCCTCCGCAGACCTCTTCGACGCCCTGCGCAACGCGTGGTCCGTCCGCGACGCCGAGCGGTACTACCGCACGATGTTCGGTGACCACACCGCTTCGTGGAACCTGCGTGACGAGCACATGGCCGACACGCTCGACGCGCTACGCGAGCATCTGGGCAGCGGTCCCGACCGCACACGCAGCGGACATACACCGAAAATTGTCGTCTGGGCGCACAACTCGCACGTCGGCGACGCTCGCGCCACCGAGTTCGGTGCCGAGGGCCAGCTGACGGTGGGGCAGCTGATGCGGCAACGTCACGGCGCACACTGCCGGACGATCGGCTGGAGCACCTACTACGGGTCGGTCACCGCCGCACAGGAATGGGGCGTTACCGCCATCCACGAAACGGTCCGTCCCGCACTGCCGTCCAGCATCGAGACGCTGCTGCACGACTCCGGAACGGGTGAATTCATGGTGCGGATGGATACCGGGGACGCCGCCTCGAACGAGCTCGGCCTACCTCGACTGCAACGAGCCATCGGCGTCGTCTACCGCCCGGGAACCGAACGTCGGAGCCACTACTTTCATGCTCGTGCCGCCGACCAGTTCGATGCCCTCATCCACATCGACCACACCACCGCGCTCGAGCCTCT